One Bombus pascuorum chromosome 4, iyBomPasc1.1, whole genome shotgun sequence DNA segment encodes these proteins:
- the LOC132905870 gene encoding dynein regulatory complex subunit 2, which produces MLKRRKNKSSKFARMNEEERVRYMQHRLEFELEAKRRKQQLIAIFTKNKLKREEVFSKLNIAKINEKWRYVLRQIKCKELHKNVKHLHTTFDRAIRTKDATISYLYNELKIADADHRKLQETHILLINNIIGKYKQKLTELHDTCTFNNTKTNNMIELTELRSHMEQCYKEISNNISRKSTTFNDTQTIKKTYNAVNIFNILYLEEDMTSNLLHQSFSNIEKFWEQLYRIINEYQRIVENKRTQYEYLKEQDNIHRMCILRYPKVCLQLQSIIESLKGNVHILSQKRNEKLAKLQIADIKIKEKYKNIKYELTVTQVINSVQLKKLAIKSNEVLKHLQRLMEKGCTILEVIKICATLEPLFFNLKKYFIQNAVYSECADTNIPESCAKISNFWEYYNYIKVNNIMLRKESNKLCRENKKLKHKLQAYFLVDSGLIYPITLSLT; this is translated from the exons atgttaaaaagaagaaaaaataaaagtagtaAATTTGCTCGAATGAACGAAGAGGAACGTGTACGTTATATGCAACATAGACTTGAATTTGAGTTAGAAGCCAAAAGGCGTAAACAACAATTAATCGCTATTTTTACtaag aataaaTTGAAACGCGAAGaggtattttcaaaattaaatattgccaaaattaatgaaaagtGGAGGTATGTTTTGcgacaaataaaatgtaaggaacttcataaaaatgtaaaacatcTCCATACAACTTTTGATAGAGCAATAAGAACTAAGGATGCaacaatttcttatttatataatgaattaaaaatagcaGATGCAGATCACAGAAAACTTCAAGAaacacatattttattaatcaataatataattg gaaaatacaaacaaaaattGACAGAGTTACATGATACATGTACATTCAATAATactaaaacaaataatatgaTAGAGTTAACTGAATTGAGAAGTCACATGGAACAGTGCTATAaggaaatttctaataatataagCAGAAAAAGTACAACTTTTAATGATACacaaactataaaaaaaacatacaatgctgttaatatttttaatattttgtacttg GAGGAAGATATGACATCAAATCTTCTGCATCAGTCTTTTTCAAACATAGAAAAATTCTGGGAAcagttatatagaataataaatgaatatcaaAGAATAGttgaaaacaaaagaacacAGTATGAGTATCTAAAAGAACAAGATAACATTCATCGAATGTGTATATTGCGGTATCCGAAAGTATGCTTACAGTTACAAAGTATTATTGAAAGTTTAAAAGGCAATGTACACATATTAtcacaaaaaagaaatgaaaaacttGCAAAACTCCAAATAgcagatataaaaataaaggaaaaatacaaaaatattaaatatgaattaacTGTAACTCAAGTGATAAATTCTGTACAGTTAAAAAAATTGGCTATTAAAAGCAATGAAGTATTAAAA cattTACAAAGACTTATGGAAAAAGGTTGCACAAttcttgaagtaattaaaatatgcgCCACTTTGGAacctttattttttaacttgaagaaatattttatacaaaatgcaGTATATAGTGAATGTGCTGATACTAAt atTCCTGAATCATGTGCTAAAATTAGTAACTTTTgggaatattataattatataaaagtaaataatattatgttaagGAAAGAAAGTAACAAGCTTTGtagagagaataaaaaattaaaacataaactGCAAGCATACTTCTTGGTGGATTCTGGCTTAATATATCCAATTACTCTATCTTTGACGTGA